The sequence TTCGCGACAATTTCGTTACGTTCCCACGTTTCCCCCACGAGCATTGTGTCAGGATTGACCTTTTTAACAAACTTGTTGAAATCCGCCCACCATTTGAGGGTCTCCGGGGTGTCTGACTGCCCCGAGCCGCCGCTTGTCTCAACCAGATAACGCGCGGCGTCCAGACGGAAACCGTCGACGCCCTTCTTGATCCAGTACTCCGCCACCTTGTAGATTTCCTTCGTAACATCGGGGTCCTGATAGTTCAAATCCGGCATCCCGTTCCAGAACACGGCGTAGTAGTATTCCTTACGAATACTATTAAACGCCCACACGGTCGAGGCTCCGCCGCCGCCCCACGGCTTCCCCCATCCGCCCTCGGGAATAGCCGGAGCCCAGACATAATAGTCCGTGTACGGGGTTTCCTTCTGGACGGACTTTTTAAACCATTCGCACTGGGACGATGTATGATTGATTACCAGATCGAGGATGATTTTTATCCCGCGCTGATGCGCCTCTTTAATCAATAAATCGAAATCGGCATTATTCCCGTAATCCGGTTCGATTTTATAGTAGTCGATCGTATCGTAACCGTGATAGGACGGCGAATCGAACGCGGGCATGAGCCATATCGCGTTGATGCCGAGATCGGTTTTAGTTTTCGGGTTGCCGTCGTTCAGGTAGTCGAGCTTCTCGATCAGCCCCTTGATGTCGCCTTTCCCGTCGCCGTCAGCGTCGTAAAAACTTCTGATAAAGATTTCATAGAATACCGCGTCTTTCCACCAGTTCTTGGCAAACGACAGATTGGAGACAAGGGTCATCAGGAGAAGTACCGCAATTAAATTTTTCATTTTTTACTCCTCATTTTTAATAAATCCTTATATTAAATAAAAAGGGCGGTGTTTAACCGCCCTGTCTTTTTAGATATATTTCTTGTATTCCGGGTTGTCGGGGAAGTACCTGACCGCGACCACTTTATTGCCGCGCCCGTTGTAGATAAACCCGCCGTTCCAGTATTCCAACGCGGCGAACAACGCGTTACCGCCGTCCATCTCGTTCGATTCGGGACCCTTCCATGCGACCAGGTCGGCGAAATGCTCGAAATCCTGCGATACGAGACAAATTGTCCGGTTCAGGGAGAACTTGTTCCAGTCCTGAAGCAGGCCGAAACCGACACCCTCGTCCTCGACAATGACTTTCGCGCGCTTATTGAAATCGAACCAGACGCGAATCTTTTTATTCGGGTCGAGCTTGTTACCGTGTTCAATTCCGTTCTTGATCAGCTCGCTGATCTGCTGTTCGAGGAGGTTGACTTCCTTATACAAATCGGGAGCGTACTGGACGATATACGAGGTATAAGCGCGAACTTTTGAAAAATCACTTGGGAACTCTTTGTAATACATACCGTGGGTATTAAAGAGAACATGAGTGTCGTCTTTCAGAAGCTGCTTAATTTCAATCTCGCGGTTGTCCTGCAAGCGCACAATCAATGTGTTCTCGTTTTTCCATCCCACCACGTCATACTTATAATAATCTTCGACCAACATTAAGAGTTCCTCCTTCCCAAAACTAAGTAAATAGATTTCATTTATCAATCGGAAAATATCAACTAGAACTTGATTTATGATAGTATTAAAAATGCATTTTGTCAATGATTTTCTTTAATGATATTAACGGTATTCTATGATATTTTACAAACGATGAGTACAATGCCGGATTTCCGCGAATCGAATTGCGTACAGGACAAATCGGTAAATATTCCATCAATAATAAAACCTGTTTCCTCGGCGATCCCGACAACCTCCTCGTATTGATAAGGATGGAGTTCCATCGAGAATAAACGGTGACCGGCCTTGACATCCGCCCACTCTACCTCTAAGATATTAAACATGAGCGACCGGTCGTCGATAAAATCATAGAACCGGATATATTCTCTCTTGTTTTTTTTATCGATATAAATGACCCTTTCTTTCCTCTCAAGAATTTTCGTATAGTTCAGGAATTCCACCACGAGAACCCCGCCCGGATTGAGGAGGCTTTTCCAGACCCCGAATGCGTCCCTCAAATCGTCCGTCGAGAGAAAATGCGGCAGGGAATTCCCCATACAGAGAATCATATCGAATTTGCCTGTCTCCGCCGCATTGAGTTCCCTGATGTCGCCGGTCAGCCATTTTACAGGGACATTCTCGCGGGCGGAATTTATTTTCGCTTTCGCGATCATGTTTTCCGATAGGTCAGCCCCGGTCGCCTTAATCCCCGTCTTTGCCGCGGCAATAGCGTATATTCCAGTCCCGCATGCGGAATCGAGAAGATTTGATGCGGGATACTTTTTAATAAACCCCTCGATTGCCGCCCGCGTCAGCTCAAGTTCCTCGTTATATCCGGTCATATCGTCATAAAAATCCGAGACGTCGTCATAAAACATTATTTTTTCCCCGAGGTTTTGCATATCATACCCGGAACAGGGAATATACGCAAATAAACGGAAAATAGATGAAATGAAAATTTTTATTTAAAGAAATTTGACGAAAGCCGATAAATGCATTATAATTTTTGTCACAATGAGGCGGGAACACAGGATTATAAAACGGCTCCTCGTTGTACCGCGGGGCGTAGCGCAGCTCGGTTAGCGCACCTGCCTTGGGAGCAGGGGGCCGGAAGTTCGAATCTTCTCGCCCCGAAGGTGATCGCGCTTGTAGCTCAGCTGGATAGAGCAACGGCCTTCTAAGCCGTGGGCCACAGGTTCGATTCCTGTCAGGCGCATAACGTGGAGGAAGTAGCTCAATTAGGTTAGAGCATCGGTCTGTGGCACCGAGGGCTGTGGGTTCAAGTCCCATTTTCCTCCCATTAAATATAAGGATCGGGGAACAATCCTGATCTTATGATAGATTTGCTGAAAGCGTCCGTAGCTCAGGTGGATAGAGCAGTGGACTTCGAATCCGAAGGCCGCAGGTTCGAATCCTGCCGGGCGCAAGCCGGAATTGATTGGTATTATTGACTATAGACCGGGTCATTAGCTCAGTTGGTAGAGCAGCTGACTCTTAATCAGCGGGCCACAGGTTCGATCCCTGTATGACCCAACTTTCTTTAGCGAGAGTGGCGGAATTGGCAGACGCGCTAGACTTAGGATCTAGTACCGAAAGGCGTGCGGGTTCAAGTCCCGCTTCTCGCAGTTCACTCAGGCTAAGGTTATTTGGATTTTATTCCGAATATATTTATCATGCGGGAATAGCTCAGTTGGTAGAGCGCCACCTTGCCAAGGTGGATGTCGCGGGTTCGAGTCCCGTTTCCCGCTCATAGGACCGGCTTTTGGCCGGTCTTTTTTTTGACATTCCTTTTCAGTTTAGATATAATTTTTTGTATGGAAGATCAGGTTTAGAGCCGGGCCCCTTCGGGCAGTATCCTCGCGATACGGGACTTCCTCGTTTGAAAACTATTTTCAAAGGAGACGGTTCCCATGACGGCTATCCTATTAGTCATTTTACTCTTGCTCATTTTTTCTATCCCCACTACCCTTTTTATCATCTACGGTACTTTTGTTCCCGTTGTTCCCGAAAAACCCACTCATTTTCTCAACCCGCATCCCGTCGATCCCGATAAAATATTCGCCTTTCACGAGGCATTTTACTGGCCGCATCTTTTCTGGGAACTCGCGGGCAGGATTATCCTCGAAGGTGAATGATTGTTTCTTCTCTTTTTATATCGCCTAAAAAATAATCCCAAGGAGAACGATTATGTCGTTAACAGAAGAACAAGTCCAGCAACTGAAAGGATTGACCGATTCGGAAGTCATTGAACGCCAAAAGAAAGAAGGTTTCAACGAATTGCCGTCGTCTAAAAAACGCAGCATCTTCCATATTGCATTCGAAGTAATCAAAGAGCCCATGTTCCTCCTGCTGGTGGCATGCGGCTCTATCTATTTGCTGACAGGGGAAACCGTCGACGCGCTTTTACTTCTCGGTTTCGTTTTCGTGATGATGGGGATCACCATCTACCAGGAGGGAAAGACCGAAAACGCGCTCGAGGCTCTCCGTGACCTTTCCAGCCCCCGCGCGCTGGTTATACGTAACGGCGAACGTGTCCGTATCGCGGGACGCGAGGTCGTACGCGGCGATATCATGTTCCTATCCGAAGGGGATAGAGTTCCCGCGGACGGCATACTGCTTTGGGGGATGAACCTGACTGTCGACGAATCCCTCCTGACCGGGGAATCGATCTCGGTGCGAAAATCCCCCGTTGACGACGACCCTAAGACAATGCCGATGAGCCGTCCCGGCGGAGACGATCTCCCGTCGGTATACTCCGGTACGTTGGTGGTCCAGGGGCAGGCGGTCGCGCTCGTGAGGTCGATCGGCTTCAATACGGAGCTAGGAAAGATCGGTAAAGCCCTGCAATCCGTCGAACAGGAAGAAACCCTGCTCCAGAAGCAGACCAACCGTCTCGTCCGCGCGATATTTCTTTTCGCGGCTATCCTCTGCGTCAGTGTTGTCGTGATCACGGGGCTGGTAATCAAGGACTGGGTTCAAGGCCTATTGAACGGCCTGACGCTCGCTATGGCGATGCTTCCCGAGGAATTCCCCGTGGTATTGACCATATTCCTCGCGCTGGGCGCGTGGAGAATATCCAGCCAGAACGTCCTGACCCG is a genomic window of Brevinematales bacterium containing:
- a CDS encoding alpha-amylase, with amino-acid sequence MKNLIAVLLLMTLVSNLSFAKNWWKDAVFYEIFIRSFYDADGDGKGDIKGLIEKLDYLNDGNPKTKTDLGINAIWLMPAFDSPSYHGYDTIDYYKIEPDYGNNADFDLLIKEAHQRGIKIILDLVINHTSSQCEWFKKSVQKETPYTDYYVWAPAIPEGGWGKPWGGGGASTVWAFNSIRKEYYYAVFWNGMPDLNYQDPDVTKEIYKVAEYWIKKGVDGFRLDAARYLVETSGGSGQSDTPETLKWWADFNKFVKKVNPDTMLVGETWERNEIVAKYYDGGKGLDLCFDFNLASFILNSVTGKNIDKLAASFNDKKKLGAPLGFYAPFLSNHDQMRSMNMMMKDISRAKLAAVILLTMPGTPFIYYGEEIGMIQDNGSSDEKKRTPMQWNSGENSGFTAGKPWYPLYDYSGMFNVETAQKEKDSLWNLYRTMISLRMANPELAGLDIEFADAGDKGLALYYRGKVKNKKIVVLINLTDEVKTANIPYLKGKKYIDLVTGKTEKSADGKITVDGKWFVLMKETK
- a CDS encoding ATP-binding protein; protein product: MYYKEFPSDFSKVRAYTSYIVQYAPDLYKEVNLLEQQISELIKNGIEHGNKLDPNKKIRVWFDFNKRAKVIVEDEGVGFGLLQDWNKFSLNRTICLVSQDFEHFADLVAWKGPESNEMDGGNALFAALEYWNGGFIYNGRGNKVVAVRYFPDNPEYKKYI
- a CDS encoding class I SAM-dependent methyltransferase is translated as MFYDDVSDFYDDMTGYNEELELTRAAIEGFIKKYPASNLLDSACGTGIYAIAAAKTGIKATGADLSENMIAKAKINSARENVPVKWLTGDIRELNAAETGKFDMILCMGNSLPHFLSTDDLRDAFGVWKSLLNPGGVLVVEFLNYTKILERKERVIYIDKKNKREYIRFYDFIDDRSLMFNILEVEWADVKAGHRLFSMELHPYQYEEVVGIAEETGFIIDGIFTDLSCTQFDSRKSGIVLIVCKIS